CGTCGAGAATGGTGCAGTGAAGGGCGTAGATATTCGGGAAATATCGATAGACCGAACTGACCGGGACACCCGCCTGGGCTGCGACACTTGAGGTCGTAATCGCGTCGGCACCGTCATTTTCGAGCAGATACTTGGTGGCGGCGACGATCGTGTTGATTCGTTCCTGCGACCGCTTCTGCCGGGGGGCAGCGCGTCTCCCAAGATCAACATTTTCTGTCGGAGCCCGCTCGTTCACTGTCTGCCTCATTGATATTGCACCGCAATTTGGCACACCTGCGCCGTTAGGCAAGTGTGACCAATTTGCGTCTCATGGACAGCATAGCGCGTCACGCGCCGTTCGCCGCTTGAATAACTGAAAAAAATTCTGTTTCGTTTATTGGAATGTCCGATCGGATATATCAAAGGGGGAGTCCCGGCAGAGCGCGCAAACAAGATGACGCGCCGGATCGGGAAATCGGGCCAGTTGCCCAGCGGAGGAACCATGAAACCCAACACGTCAGCCAAGCGCCACAGCTTGCGCTATCTGCTCGCATCGACTGTCGCCTGTATCGCTGCGGCGCCTGCCCTGGCGCAGAGCGACGAGACGCCGGATGACGTTATTGTCGTCACAGCACAGCAGCGTGCCCAGTCGTCGCAGGATGTGCCGATCTCGTTGCAGGTCCTGGACAGCGAATTCATCGACGCGGTCGCGGCTGACGATATGGGTGACCTGGAAGCCTTCGTGCCGGGTCTCGATGTCTCCAACGGCAGCCCGACGCAGCCGCGCTATTCGATCCGCGGCATCACCACCAGCGATTTCGGCGTCGGCACCGATCCGGCGGTCGGCATCTATGTTGACGGGATCTATGCAGCGCGCTCGGGCGCCTCGCTGCTGGCTTTCAACGATATCGAGCGCATCGAGGTCCTGAAAGGACCGCAGGGCACCCTCTTCGGCCGCAACTCGGCTGCTGGCGCGGTCTCGATCATCACCCGCGAACCCAGCGACGAGCTGGAAGGGCGTGTCGCCGTGCGCATCGGCAGCCATAACCGCATGCGCACGGAGGCGATGCTCAACCTGCCGATCACGGACACGCTCGCCATTCGCGCCAACTTCCTGAGCAACAAGGCTGATGGCTGGCTGACCGACGCGGTGACCGGTGAAGACTATCGCCGCGAGGACTCCTCCGCCGACCGTTTCACCGTGCGCTGGAATGCGACACCGTCGACCGAGATCCTGCTTCGCCACAGCCGGGACACGATCGACCAGGACGCGCGTCCGGCAATCGGCATTGTCGAGATTCCCGCCTTCCCGGGCACGCCGCCGCTTCCCGTCGACACCACGGCATTCCTCGACCCGTTCAACGCACCTGTCCGCAATGATGTCGTGTTCAACCGCGAAGCCCGCAATCTCGCCGAAACGACACTCACCGTCCGTCAGGACATCGGCGACATGACGCTGACCTCGCTGACCTCCTATCGCGAATTCGACACGATGAATCGCGAGGACGAGGACGGCACCAACCGGATCGACACCTATTTCGACACCAATAATGTCGAGGACAATGAAGCCTTCTATCAGGAATTCCGCCTGGCCGGCACGACCGGCACGGTCGATTGGCTGGTCGGCGCGAGTTATTACGACGAGACCGCGATCCAGGCGTCCGAAACCTTCACCTTCACCGATACCGTCAACACGGTGCTCGGCAATGTCGGCGCCGGCACGCCCTTCACCGATCTGGAATACGGCCTCCTGGTCCCGTTTGGCCTGCCGTTCAGCATGCTCGGTCACTCCTGGCAGGAGACAATGAGCAATCAGGGCGAGTTCACCGCCCGCGCGGTCTATGCCGACATGATCTGGTCAGCCACCGACCGCCTTAATGTGTCAGTCGGCCTGCGCTATACCGAGGACGAAAAGAGCTTCCAGTGGATCAATGGCGGTCGGCAGGCTGACAGTCTCGACCAGACGCTCGCCGCTCTCGACGGGGCCGGCATCCTGGCGCTGGCCGGTGCCTCCCCGGCAGACTTCCTGTTCGATTTCGTCTTTGACCTCGCCCCGCTCGCCGGCGTGGCCTGCGATAATGGCGTCAATGTTGCCGAAGGCGTCGCCTGCGTGATGGAAGACAGTTGGAACAATCTCAGCCCGCGCGTCGTCGTCGACTATCAGCTGACCGACAATGTCATGATCTATGGCTCGTTCAGTGAAGGCTACAAGGCCGGCGGCTACAACTCGGTCGAGGTCGGTTCGCGCTTCGAGAACGAGACCGTGACCAGCTGGGAATTCGGCTTCAAGTCAGACTTCCTGAACCCCGATCTCGTCTTCAACATGTCGGCCTTCTCCTATGTCTACGAGGACAAGCAGTCGATCCGCCTCGTCGTTCCGACCGGTGGCGGGGTGCCGCAATACCTGGTGCAGACCTCGGATGACGAAGCCATCGGTGTCGATATCGAACTGGATTGGCAGGCGTCTGACGCATTGCGCCTGCGCGGCAATGCCCAGTGGCTGGACTCCACCCACAAGCGCCGCGTTGACAGCAATGGCGCCGACCTGGCCGGTGAGCCGACCGGCGAGCCGTACTGGAATGTCGCCTTCGGCGCCGACTATGTCATTGATCTGGACGGCGGCAGCGATCTGACCCTGCAGGCCAATCATGCATATCGCGGCGAGAGCCGGTGCAACAGCCAGTCCGTCCTTCAGGGCACCTGTGGCGGCTACACCGCCTTTGCCACCGGCGAAGCCCGCAACCGCACCGATCTGCGGGCCCGTTGGACGGCACCGAACGGCGATCTGACCGTCAGCGCCTTCGTCAACAACGTCTTCGACAACCAGTATGTCGGCGGCGTCAACAACATCACGGCGAGTACGCTGGGTACAGCGTTCGCGTCCATCTCGGCGCCGCGGGTTTGGGGGTTGGAGATCGGATACGACTTCTAGTCGGATCACGAACTTCATTGCGGCTGAGCGGCCTCGCCCCATGGGCGGGGCCGTTTTCCGTGGGGAGAAAGGACGGCTGACGTGGTCACACCACCTGCCGGCGCGCGCCCCAAGCCGCAAGGCCGTTCGGTCTCCAGCGCCCGGCGCGGAAACAGGTCCGACATTTACGGATGACGGCAATCCGCGACACACCCCCGCCCTTCCCTGCCGCGCGAACCCCGCTAGATTACCACCATGCTGCATCACTTCTTCACAGAACTCCGCGCCGCCAAGATCCCCGTGACCACGCGGGAATACCTGACCTTGCTGGAAGCCCTCGACAAGGGCGTCATCGAGCCGGAAATCAAGCATTTCTACTCGGTCAGCCGCGCCGCGCTGGTGAAGGACGAGAAGGATTTCGACAAGTTCGACATGGTCTTCGGCCACGTCTTCAAGGGCGTGGAAATGCTCTCCCAGATGTTCGAGGACAAGGACATCCCGGACGAATGGCTGAAGGCGATGATGAAACGCATGCTGACGGAAGAGGAAATGGCCGAGCTCAAGGCCCTGCCCTTTGACGAGCTGATGGAAACCCTCAAGAAGCGCCTCGAGGAGCAGGAAAAGCGCCATGAGGGCGGCAATAAATGGATCGGCACCGGCGGCACCTCGCCCTTCGGGCATTCCGGCTTTAACCCGTCCGGCGTGCGTATTGGCGGAGAAAGCCAGAACAAGCGCGCCGCCAAGGTCTGGGAACAGCGCCGCTACAAGGATCTTGATGGCGAGCGCGAACTGGGCACGCGCAATCTGAAAGTCGCCCTGCGCCGCCTGCGCAAATTTGCCCGCGATGGTGCCCGCGAGGAGCTGGATCTGGGCGAGACCATCGACGCCACCGCCAAGCAGGGCTGGCTCGATGTGGTCATGCGACCGGAACGCCGCAACGCCATCAAGGTGCTGGCCCTGTTCGATGTTGGCGGCTCAATGGATCCGCATATCCGCCTGTGCGAGGAGCTCTTCTCCGCCGCGCGCTCGACCTTCAAGAATCTGGAATACTATTACTTCCACAACTGCCCCTATGAGGGCGTGTGGCGGTCAAATCTGCGCCGCCGCACCGAGACCGTGCCGACCCTGGATGTGATGCACAAATACCCGGCCGACTGGAAGGTCATCCTGGTCGGTGATGCCGCCATGGCGCCTTATGAGATCACCCATGATGGCGGCTCGGTCGAGCACTGGAATGAAGAGGCCGGCGCGGTCTGGCTGCAACGCATTGCCGACACCTGGCCGCACCTGATCTGGATCAATCCGACACCGGAAAAATGGTGGGAGCACTCCTACTCCACCCGCCTCGTCCAGGACATTATCGGCGCCGACCGCATGTTCCCGCTGACGCTTGAAGGCGTCGATGCGGCGATGAAGGAATTGGCGCGCTAGTCAGGGCGCCTGAATGGAAGGACTGCCCATGCTGCCATTGTCCCGCGCGATCACCCTGGCCACCCTCACTGCCAGCCTTGCGCTGGTCGCATCCTGTTCAAACGCCAGCCAAACTGACGATGCCGCGTTGTGGACCGCCAATCCCGACCGGCTCGGCCCGATCACCGCCGATACCCCCTTCAGACAGGACGCGCTTGCAGAGGCGCTGGTCGGTTTCACTGTCAACCCCGGTCAGGCCTCGGCCGAGGGCGAGACCTATCTGATCTATGAAGCCCGCCGCACGGATGCTGCACCGGTCGAATTGGTCATTGACGGTGATGGCGAGCAGCTATTGGCCGTCACGGTCCGGGTGGCCGAACTGGTCCAGTCGGCGCTGGATGTCGGCATGCTGGCCGGTGCGGTCGATCTCGACCCCGACTTGTGCTTTCCCGGAGTTGAAGAACGTTCCGGCGACGTCGTCTGCCAGGATGAAAGACCGACCGGGCTGACCTACTGGATCCGCGTCGATCACGCCGGTCCCGACGGCGAGCTGCCGCCGCTCGAGACCCTCAATGCGGGCACGGTCTACGAAATCCAGTGGGTGCCGGTTCCGGGCTGAGGCGTCAATGGTTGAAGGACCGGCTAGGCCAGCACAGTCACCCGCCCCTCATCATGATCGAGGTCGAGCTCGTTCTCGACCCGCGCGACCCAGCCCCTCACGCCGAGGAATTCGTCGAGGTCGAATCCA
The window above is part of the Maricaulis maris MCS10 genome. Proteins encoded here:
- a CDS encoding DUF1131 family protein, with the translated sequence MLPLSRAITLATLTASLALVASCSNASQTDDAALWTANPDRLGPITADTPFRQDALAEALVGFTVNPGQASAEGETYLIYEARRTDAAPVELVIDGDGEQLLAVTVRVAELVQSALDVGMLAGAVDLDPDLCFPGVEERSGDVVCQDERPTGLTYWIRVDHAGPDGELPPLETLNAGTVYEIQWVPVPG
- a CDS encoding TonB-dependent receptor; translation: MKPNTSAKRHSLRYLLASTVACIAAAPALAQSDETPDDVIVVTAQQRAQSSQDVPISLQVLDSEFIDAVAADDMGDLEAFVPGLDVSNGSPTQPRYSIRGITTSDFGVGTDPAVGIYVDGIYAARSGASLLAFNDIERIEVLKGPQGTLFGRNSAAGAVSIITREPSDELEGRVAVRIGSHNRMRTEAMLNLPITDTLAIRANFLSNKADGWLTDAVTGEDYRREDSSADRFTVRWNATPSTEILLRHSRDTIDQDARPAIGIVEIPAFPGTPPLPVDTTAFLDPFNAPVRNDVVFNREARNLAETTLTVRQDIGDMTLTSLTSYREFDTMNREDEDGTNRIDTYFDTNNVEDNEAFYQEFRLAGTTGTVDWLVGASYYDETAIQASETFTFTDTVNTVLGNVGAGTPFTDLEYGLLVPFGLPFSMLGHSWQETMSNQGEFTARAVYADMIWSATDRLNVSVGLRYTEDEKSFQWINGGRQADSLDQTLAALDGAGILALAGASPADFLFDFVFDLAPLAGVACDNGVNVAEGVACVMEDSWNNLSPRVVVDYQLTDNVMIYGSFSEGYKAGGYNSVEVGSRFENETVTSWEFGFKSDFLNPDLVFNMSAFSYVYEDKQSIRLVVPTGGGVPQYLVQTSDDEAIGVDIELDWQASDALRLRGNAQWLDSTHKRRVDSNGADLAGEPTGEPYWNVAFGADYVIDLDGGSDLTLQANHAYRGESRCNSQSVLQGTCGGYTAFATGEARNRTDLRARWTAPNGDLTVSAFVNNVFDNQYVGGVNNITASTLGTAFASISAPRVWGLEIGYDF
- a CDS encoding vWA domain-containing protein — protein: MLHHFFTELRAAKIPVTTREYLTLLEALDKGVIEPEIKHFYSVSRAALVKDEKDFDKFDMVFGHVFKGVEMLSQMFEDKDIPDEWLKAMMKRMLTEEEMAELKALPFDELMETLKKRLEEQEKRHEGGNKWIGTGGTSPFGHSGFNPSGVRIGGESQNKRAAKVWEQRRYKDLDGERELGTRNLKVALRRLRKFARDGAREELDLGETIDATAKQGWLDVVMRPERRNAIKVLALFDVGGSMDPHIRLCEELFSAARSTFKNLEYYYFHNCPYEGVWRSNLRRRTETVPTLDVMHKYPADWKVILVGDAAMAPYEITHDGGSVEHWNEEAGAVWLQRIADTWPHLIWINPTPEKWWEHSYSTRLVQDIIGADRMFPLTLEGVDAAMKELAR